One genomic region from Argentina anserina chromosome 2, drPotAnse1.1, whole genome shotgun sequence encodes:
- the LOC126784192 gene encoding putative FBD-associated F-box protein At5g56700: MVETKTKEENHVKEDHNRFNQLSDEILILVLSFISLMDAGRTCVLSKRWKELWKHLRCIHIDCEAARKSISWVDKILHLHRGLSADELKIRICSGRVYVNGVDNWIDFAVQKRVKKLELDLKGGAPYYHNIIKYIFPDKPFKFLTHLSLIYVRVMGSALRLKSLKFSECYELVMVKISAPNLVSFIYEGAGPYRCGIKILHAPSLVKVHLGEGDDCITKSFKAVRDYFLQLVTLSLRLNLCQEQIILPAFRALTQLRDLSLAVVVKSEGKSLLELTSLLIEKSPFLQSFTFEIIWNYFEPMVTRSMLDIPESPHRCLKVIRFTGLIGLGTFIDTELAMYFIQNAVVLEKLILDVGTETTDYYYKERDPVKRAKKLEARKQYALRFGAQLPPGAELIVL; encoded by the exons ATGGTGGAAACAAAGACTAAGgaagaaaaccatgtcaagGAGGATCATAATCGGTTCAATCAGCTCAGTGATGAAATTTTGATCCTCGTTCTCTCCTTCATAAGCCTTATGGACGCAGGACGAACTTGTGTCCTCTCCAAAAGGTGGAAAGAATTGTGGAAGCATCTTAGGTGTATCCACATTGATTGTGAGGCAGCTCGGAAGTCTATTTCTTGGGTAGATAAAATCTTGCACTTACACCGGGGTCTAAGTGCAGATGAACTAAAAATTCGGATCTGCTCCGGCAGGGTATATGTCAATGGAGTTGACAACTGGATAGATTTTGCGGTACAAAAAAGAGTTAAGAAGCTTGAGCTAGACTTGAAAGGAGGTGCACCTTACTATCATAACATCATCAAGTATATATTCCCGGATAAGCCATTTAAGTTCCTAACTCACCTCTCTTTGATCTACGTCAGA GTAATGGGATCAGCACTGCGGCTGAAATCTTTAAAGTTCAGCGAGTGTTACGAACTTGTCATGGTGAAGATTTCTGCTCCCAACCTTGTCTCGTTCATCTATGAGGGTGCAGGTCCATACAGATGTGGAATTAAAATTCTACATGCACCATCACTTGTGAAGGTTCATTTGGGAGAAGGTGACGATTGTATAACGAAATCGTTTAAGGCGGTTAGAGATTATTTTCTTCAGCTAGTTACTCTCAGCCTACGCTTGAATCTGTGCCAG GAACAGATTATTCTGCCGGCATTTCGAGCATTAACCCAGCTAAGAGACTTATCACTAGCCGTAGTAGTCAAGAGTGAAGGCAAAAGCCTCCTGGAGTTGACCTCCTTATTGATAGAGAAATCTCCATTTTTGCAGAGTTTTACATTTGAG ATAATATGGAATTATTTTGAGCCGATGGTTACAAGATCCATGCTGGACATTCCTGAAAGCCCTCACAGATGCCTTAAGGTGATCAGATTTACGGGGCTTATCGGGCTGGGCACATTTATCGATACCGAGCTAGCCATGTATTTCATTCAGAATGCTGTTGTGCTCGAAAAGCTTATTCTTGACGTTGGAACTGAAACTACTGATTACTATTATAAAGAACGGGATCCTGTAAAAAGAGCCAAGAAGTTGGAGGCAAGAAAACAGTATGCTTTGCGGTTTGGAGCACAACTCCCACCAGGGGCGGAGCTCATTGTTCTGTGA